Genomic segment of Syntrophorhabdaceae bacterium:
GCAGCGTTCGTATCCCCCGGGCGCCGTCCGTGCCGCCCCCTGAGAAGATGGCGGCAATGGTGCGCTCGGGTATGGAGTGGGCGAGAGAACTGAGAAATTCGTCGATGGGGAGGTGCTGATGAGGCTTTGAGCGGGTCGCCACCCGTCCGATATTCTCTTCTATCCTTACTTCCAATGCGGGAGGACAGAGAAAGAGCACACCCGGTACAATTTTTATGCCCTCGACCAGCTCTTCTATTCTGAATCTTTTCACCCTGTTGCGAAGGAGTTCGGGCAAGAGGTTTTTATGTTTCGAAGAGAGGTGCTGCATGAAGATGAGGGCAAAATCGAAATCCTCCGGGAGGGCGGACAGAAACCTCTCGAAGGCGATGAGGCCCCCTGCCGAGGCGCCTATGACGACAACGGGGAAGGCATGAGAACTATGGTGAGCTGTCTCTGTCATAACCTAAACGATCCTCCGGCACAGCCCAAAATATTCGGGAGTACTACTGCGAGGAACTGCTTAAGACCATTGGGCGGGGCCGCTCGGGCAGAAGGCCTCAACGCCGTAAAGCGACACGACCATTACGATTTCTCCACGCTCAATGTTTTGTACAAAGTCTATACAGGCAACGCCGGGTTGTCAATAGGGGCAAATGCAGTTGGAAGGGGCTCACGTCGCCCCCTCCAATAGCAAAGCTATCGGAGCCTCCCCCCGTTTAAGGCGCTGCTTAAGGCGCCTGCTTTTGGCTACTGTTGGCCTCGCTCGCGGTGCGCGCTACATGACGCGGGACCGATCCATTGCAACCGGCATGGGGATTTCCGCGTGCCACTCTCAAGTTATTTCAGGCGAGGGGAGGACCGGACTTCCTTACGTCACTTTCCCCTGCCGCCCAGGTTCACCCGCACCTCGGGCCTGGCCGGGTCGTTTGAGATAATATTCAATCTGCCCGTGCGGGACCCCCTCGCGGAAGGGCTGAACGTGACGTTCACGGTACAGACTTCCTGGCATGCGACGGTGGAGCAGTTATTCGTCTGGCTGAATGAATCACCTGTTATGGATATGGGGCCTACAATGATGTCGATGCCCGCATAGAGAGGGATACCCATGTTGCCATATGGCTCACATCGGTTCGTGATCCGGACCTCCCTAGTGAGGGAGCCGCCCGTCTGTACCGCGCCGAAAGAGAGGGAGGAAGGGGTAACGGCAATCCGTGGGGCACGATAAAAAAGGGCGACCACCACATGGGGCATGTCGACTCTCACGGTGCAGGTATTTCCCGACGTCGAGGTGCATCCGCGCCACCCGTCGAAGGCGGACCCGGGCCTAGCCTCGGCGGTGAGGACGACCTCCGCGCCGACCGGATAGGTGCCCGTGCACGTGGCGCCCCTGCATGTGAGCCCCGTCGCGCTCACGGTACCCTTGCCGCTCCTGAACATCCTGGCGGTGATAGTGTATTCGGTGGGGGACAGGGCGCTGTCTATCTTGGTGATAAATGCGCTGCCTTGTCCCCGCAGCATTTTCTGATATGCCCCTTCCGTCGTGGGGAACGTGGAGGAGCTGGTTTCACCGGCGGCGAACAAATTTCCCGACGGATCGAAGGCAATGGAATTGAGTGAAGTACTCGTCGAATACCAGGACGGAAGCCAGAAGGAGCCCAGGAGGGTGGAAAGGGTCCCGTTCAATTTGAAGATGAAGTTGCCTCCGTAACCACCCGGCCCGGCCTCAGGGAATACTTGGGTCGGATTATAAGAAAAAGTTGCATTCCCTGCTACATACACATCTCCTCCGGGATTGAGGGTCATGGCGTAAAGCCGCTGATACCAGCCGCCTTCGAGATAGGTGGAGGCCACGAGCGTCGTGAGGTCGCCGTTCAATTTCGAGACAAAGCCGTTCTGCTCTCCCGTGAGGGTGCGCAGGTACGCCCCTTCCGTGGTAGGGAAATCGGTGGAGGCTGTTCCCCCCGCCACATAGACGTTTCCCGACGCATCGAGGGCGATCGCCTCTCCCCTCTCCGAGCCGCCTCCCGCAGCAGAGCCCCCGAGATAGGTGGACGCAAGCAGCGCGGTGAGGCCGGAGTTAAGCCTGGAGATAAAGGCCTCCTCCCCGCCGTGACCCGTTGGCAGATACGCCCCTGCCGTGACGGGGAAATCAGGGGAATCGGTGATGCCCGTTACATAGGCGTTTCCCGACGGATCGAGGACGAGGGATGCGGCATAGTCCTGGCCGGCGCCCCCGAGATAGGTGGATGCAAGGAGCGTGGAAAGGGAGCTGTCGAGCTTCGATATGAAGGCATCGCTCTCGCCTTTGAGGGTCCGGCTATACGCCCCTTCCGTGGTCGGAAAATCGGAGGACGCGGTGATTCCGCTCACGCAGATTTCCTCCGAAGCGCTGACGGCGACGGAGGATGCCGAATTGTCGCCTGTCCCCCCGAGGTACGTAGAGGCAGTGAGCGACATGAGCGACGCATCGAACTTCGAGATAAAGGTGTCCCTCATGTCGTCGGAGCTATGTTTTATACGGCTGTATGCCCCCGGCGTAGTGGGGAAGTTCCTGGAAGCGGTCCATCCGGACGCGTATACATTTCCCGATGCATCGAGGGCGACCGCGACGGCTTCGTCTTCCGAGGACCCTCCGAAATAGGTGGATGCGAGAAGGGCGGTGAGGGAGCCGTCGAGTTTTGCGATGAATGCATCCCCCGCGCCTCTGCGCGATTTCTGGAAGGAATGCCTCTTCACCGGGATAGACCCCCACACTGTTCCCGTGACATAGACATTGCCGGAGATGTCGGTGACCATGCCCGATACGGCAGTAGTGGCCCCGAAAAAGGTGGAAGCGAGATAGGGATCTATTACGAGGGGTTTCTCCCGGTCATATGGGCCCACTGCAAAGCCGTAGGAGTTGGGTGCGGTCAGGGCGTAGGCTACCACGACCCCCTGCCTCTTTCCCGCGACCTCCTGAAAAGCCACGGGCTTCGAGAAAAAGAAGGAGCCTTCCCCTGTGGTCACTTCCAGCTCGCCCGATTCCGTAAGGTTCATCCTTTCTATGTGGGAGAGCTTCATGGAAAAAGACGGGGAGGCGCCGGGACTCACGGTAAAGAGTTTCTCCACGTTGTCGCCGTGGGCCTTGAGGGAGAGGGTGACCCCTTTTTGGATCTCTCCCAGGGCAATAGACTCGTAGGCAGTGATATGGCCCTTCCACCGGGAAGGATCGTTGCCGAGGAAGGAACCGATTTTTGTCGATGAGGGGTCGACGCCTCTCGGGCAGGACGGAACCGTGCCTTCCCGCACCGCCTCCTCGGTGATGGCGGAGCCGGCGCCGAAGGCATATTGTATGACGCCGTCGCGGCCGACAAATACCGTACCCGCGAAAGTCCTCGCATAAAAAGAAACCCCCTTGTCTACCTGCCCTTCGTTGGCGATAAAGGGGACCGAGAGGGACCGCAGCCCGGCCTTTACCTGATGGGGCGAGATCTCTTTGGCATGGGCCGAAAACGGGATGAGGAGAAAACAGGTAAGGCTGAGGATTGCACGAGCAGGGGATCTTTTCACGATGGTCTCCTTCCGGATATCGGATTTCAATGTGTGTTGCCCGGGGGACGTTTGAGGGTCGTATTTATCTGTTTTTATGGGATAATTCTGTCACTACAAGGCAATATTGTCAAGAAAATTTTCCCTTCATCCTTCAAAGGCCGCAGAGGACCCGGTCGAACGCCTGGAGACCCGGAGAGGATCGGTATCGCCCATGGATGGATGAGGCCCGATGGAAACAGCACGCGCCGGGAATTCCCTGGAGGCGCTGATAACGACAGAGGCGAAGGCTTAAAGCCTTCGCCTCTGTCGTGGTTACCTGCTGAATGTACTGTTCGTCTTGTCTTCTCTGCCTTCTACCTTGCCACGGGTATCGTTATTACCGTGCTTGTGGTGCCCGCATGGCCTGCCGCGTCGGTGCAGCGGGCGTAGTATGTGTAGTTTACGCCGCACGAGAGGCTGAGGGGTACGGAGTGGGTGGTGCCGCCGGTGGTAGGGAAGGTATATTTCATGGAGGAATAGCTTGCATCGGTTGCATTCAGCTTACATGTTGCCGCCTTGTCAGTTTGGATGGACATGGTGATATTCCGCGGATTGCTGCTGCACGCCTGGGTTCCGGTCGGGGAGACGTTGGAGATGACCGGAGGCGTGGTGCTGACCGTACCGGTGGAGGCAACGGGGATCGCGACCGTGGTGCTCGATGCGCTTGCATTGCCCGATGCGTCGGCGCATCTGACATAGTATGAATAGGTGGTGCCGCAGGAGAGGCTGAGAGGCACGGAGTGGGTGGTGCCGCCGGTGGTGGGGAAGGTATATTTCATGGAGGAATAGCTTGCATCGGTTGCATTCAGCTTACAGGTTGCCGCCTTGTCGGTTTGAACGGACATGGTGATGCTCCGCGGATTGCTGCTGCACGCCTGGGTCCCGGTAGGGGAGACGTTCGATATTACGGGTGCGGTGGTGCTGCCGGACGAGCTGACGTTCACGCTCGCGGTTAATGGAGTCGATGCATTGCCTGCCGCATCTTTCGCCCAGGCATACGCGGTTTGGGCTCCGGTCGCGGGAAAGGTGTAGCTCCCGGGGGCGGAGCCGGACCAGGTGCAGGATGATGAGTTGTTTGCGCCGGTGATGCAGTAACCCGTCACTGCGACGTTGTCCGTTGCCCTGAAGGCGCTGACGGGCACGGTACGGGATGTGGAAGTGGCCGGCATACCAAAAGCCGTGACCGTGGGGCGCGTGGTGTCTGAAGTACCGCCGCCGCCTCCGCCGCCGCCTCCGCCGCTTACCGGCCCGATGTAGGTGCCCGCGGTTATCGCGAGGTCATCGTAGTCGATGGCCGCGCATGGGCTGTTGGCTGCCGTGGTGATGTTGGAGCCGAACTGGACATTTCGAAAGCCCGAGTCGAAGGCAGGAACGGTAGCACTGATGATGAGCACCTCATCCACCCACATCTGGATGGAGCCGGACTTGGTGGCGTGAAGCTCGTAAAGATGCCATTTACCGTCTCCGGGGTTGATAAAGTTTGAAACCGACCCGGAAAGGTTGTTGTTCTGCCCGCCGCTATAGGTGGCGACCACATAGGTATTTCCATTGTACATGGGTGTGGGGATGACATAGTTGCCCACCGCGGTGGACACGTATACATCCTTGTGATGGCCCACGTCCGACCATCTAAAGCCTGCCTGGTACCGCTCGTACCAGCGGATGTTGACGCTCGTCGGATCGGGAAGGGTTACGCTGAAGCCGTTGGTTGCCTCGGTCTGATTGGTGCTCGTAACCCCGGACCCCACGTATTGGCGGATTCCCACGCCGCCGGAACCGTTATCGCTGTTATTCGCAGCCGCGGATACCTGGGCATAAGTGCCGCATGCCGAGTAATCGCTTGCCACCGTAAACTCGGTGCATCCCGCGCTTGTGATGCTTTCCGATGAGCCGTTGTATGTCCATGGGCTACAATTCAGACGATTGGACCAGGGCAGGCTGATGTTGCCCGCGTGGCATGCACCGGTAATTACCAGGCTCATGATGATACCCCATACGAATGATGTACTCAACTTCATCTTATCCACCTCTTCTTGAATTTTGCGAAACCTGAACCGTACCTCACCTCCATTGCTCATTTGCCTCCTGTCTTATCGAGTCCCCTTGGAACAGCGTCCCGTAGGACCCTGCCAAGGGCGCAAGTCCAGCGGGAAAGTCTGCGCGGGAGAACCCCCGGTTCACCTCAGCGAGGCTTTGAATTGCCTGTCATCGAGGTTTTTATTTTGTACAAAGGTTAAAGCAAACTATGTGCCAGAAAAGGAAAGGTCCGGGGTGTATTGCATGAAACAGGGGAGATTTGCTTTACCGGCGGCCTTTTCGCCCCATGAGGCGGACGGGCTTACGCAGCATCGCGCCGGTCAGGTATGAAGGCTTTCCACCTACACTTGACAATATGAGTGACTGCTTTTTCCTGCACTACGAGACTGTCATGGACGATAATCACCAGGCTCCGTGGTTTTTGCCCCTTATTCTGATGCAAACTTTCAGTAAATCCCGTGCAACTGTCAGAGGAATGGGCGCGCTTCGCAGTTCGTGCCCGATGTGGTATTCGTGACCCTATGAATTGCATGAGCCCCCTCACAGATGTCGGGTCGGTGCACCATATACTGAAGAATATCGCCATCCGGGCGGTGTATCGGGTAGGCGGAGGGAGGGCTAAACCATCTCTTCAACCCCCTTCGCTCACTCCTCTTTTTTTCATTTCAAAGTGCCATTTCCATAGCTGGTAAATAGGTGGGTAGACGAGCAGCTCGAGGAGGAAGGAGGTGAATATCCCTCCGATCATGGGCGCGGCGATCCGTTTCATCACGTCTGCCCCGGCCCCGAAAGACCACATGATGGGGATGAGGCCGATAAACGTGGTGGCCACGGTCATGAATTTCGGCCTCAATCTTCGGGCCGCGCCGTAGCGGATGGCAGCCTGCAGATCGGCAAGGGTCCGGAGGCGGCCCTCGTTGCGGGCCTGATTGTACGCCAGATCGAGGTAGAGGAACATAAATACCCCTGTTTCCGCATCGACCCCCAGAAGGGCGATCAGACCTACCCATACGCCGATACTCATATTGTAGCCGAGGAGGTGGAGAAACCAGAAGGCGCCGATGGCAGAGAAGGGGACGGAGAGGAGGATGATGGAGGTCTTTGCCAGGGAGCGGGTATTGAGCCATAAGAGGATGACGATCAAAAGGAGCGTTACGGGCACGACCGTGGTCAGCCGTTCCCGGGCCCTCTCCATTCCCTCATACTGGCCGCTCCACAATACCGCGTACCCCGGAGGCAGTTGTACCTTTTCCCTGATCGTCCGCATTGCCTCGTCCATATACCTGCCCGGATCTTTCCCGGCAATATCGATGTAGACGTACCCGGTGAGAAGGCCGTCCTCATTCCTGATCATGGATGGACCGGAGGCGGCGCGGATATCTGCGAGCTGGGAAAGGGGGATCTGCCGCTGACCCCCTGACGTAGCGACCAGGACGCGGCTCAGGGAGCCGAGGTCCTGTCTGAAATCCCTCATGTATCGCACATTCACGGGATACCGTTCGCGGCCTTCGATGGTGGTGGTCACATTTTCGCCGCCTATCGCCCTCGATACGGCGTTTTGGGCCTCCTCGACGCTGAGGCCGTACCGGGCCAGCTCATCCCTTCGCCACTCGAAATCGAGGAAGTTGCCGCTTCCGGTGCGTTCCGCGAAGACGCTCCGGGTCCCCTTGACCCCGGGCAGCAGGGCTTCGATCTCAGTCCCGATCTCTTCGATTCTGTTGAGGTCTCTTCCGGAGATCTTGAGGCCCACCGCAGTCCGTATTCCGGTGCTCAACATCTCGATCCGTCCTTTTATGGGCATGGTCCAGCCGTTGGCGAGGCCCGGGATTTCGAGGGCATCATTCATTTTTCGGATCAGCTCGTCCTGGGAGATGTGGTCCGGTGTAATATGTCTGAAGACCCGTGCGGCCCAGGCGGGGGCCCATGAGGAATACCATGTTTCGGTCCGGCGCCACTCGTCCTTGGGCCTGAGCACGATCATCGTCTCGAGCATGGACAAAGGGGCGGGATCGGTTGACGTGTCGGCCCTGCCCGCCTTTCCAAGCACCCGGTCCACCTCGGGAAATTGCCCGATGATCCGGTCCGTGACCTGGAGTAGGCGTTGGGCCTCTCCGATGGAAATACCGGGCATGGTGGAGGGCATATAGAGGATGGACCCCTCTTCGAGAGGGGGCATGAACTCACGGCCCAGGTGGGTATAGGCGGGTATGGTGGCAAGGATCATGAGGAAGGCCGAGCCTATCACGACCCACTTCCGCCGTAATGCCCATGAGACCGCCGGCTCATAGAGGCGCATGAGGAAACGGCTCAGGCGATGGCTTTCCTCAGGGCGGATGGTGCCCACCACCGTTGCATTCACCGCCTTGCAGAGAAAGGAGGGGCGGAAGGAGAAATTCCGCATATGGGTAAAAAGGAGCCTCAATGCCGGGTCGAGAGTTACGGCAAGGACGGCGGCGACAATCATTGCGAGATTTTTCGTGTAGGCGAGGGGCCTGAAAAGACGCCCCTCCTGCCCTTCGAGGGCCAGGACGGGAAGAAAGGCGACGCCTATGACGAGGAGGGCGAAAAAGCTTGGTCGGGCGACCTGCCTGATGGCGTCGACCACCACCGTCCGATAATCCCGAAGGCGCCCCGATTGGTCCCATTGCTCGAGGCCTTTATGGGTCTGCTCCACCACCACGATGGATGCATCGACCATGGCCCCGATGGCGATGACGATACCGCCGAGAGACATGATATTGGCCGTCACCCCCAGCATGCGCAGGGGAATGAAGGAGATGAGCACGGCTACCGGGATCGTGATCATGGGGATGAGGGCGCTCGGGATGTGGCGCAGAAACAGGAGGATCACGAGGGCGACGGTGATCATGATTTCGATGAGGGTCGATTTGAGGGTATCGATCGCCCTCAATATCAGGTCCGAGCGGTCATAGACGGGCACGATCTTTACGCCCGGCGGCAACCCCGGCTCGATATCCTTTAACTTCGCCTTTACCCGACGGATCACGTCCAGGGCATTTTGTCCCTGGCGCATGACGACGATGCCTGAAACTGCTTCTCCCGTTCCGTTAAAATCGGAAGCCCCGCGCCGAAGGTCCGGGCCCGTCACGACCTGTCCGATGTCGCGCACCCGGATGGGCGTTCCGTTTTCGCTTGCCCCTACCGCAATATTCTCGAAATCTTTGACCGACCGGGCGTAGCCCCGGCCGCGTACCATATACTCGGTGCCCCCGAATTCGATCAGGCGGCCGCCTGTCTCGGCATTCCCTCCCCGGACCGCATCCACCACCCTTGAAATGGGCAGGGCATAGGCCTGGAGCCTGCCGGGATCGACGTTTACCTGGTATTGCCTGCCGAAACCCCCGAAGGTCGCCACTTCCGCCACCCCGGGCACTGACTTCAGGTAATATTTGAGATACCAGTCCTGACAAGCCCTGAGGTCGGAGAGGCTGTGGGTCCCCGATCCGTCGGTAAGCACATATTGGTAGACCCAGCCAAGGGCCGTGGCATCCGGCCCCAGTTCCGTCCTCACGCCCTGGGGAAGACCGGGAAGGACCGTGGAAAGGTACTCCTGGACCCGGCTGCGTGCCCAATAAATATCAGTCCCATCTTCGAATACGATATAGATATAGGAGTAGCCGAAATCCGAAAACCCCCTTACCGCCTTTACCCGGGGCGTGCCCAGCATGGCGGTGACAATGGGATAGGTGACCTGGTCTTCCATGATGTCGGGCCCACGGTCCCACCGTGAATAGATGATTACCTGCGTGTCGCTGAGGTCGGGTATGGCGTCGAGGGCGAGGTGCTTCATGGACCACCAGCCGGCCACGCATGCGATTGCGACCAGCGCAAGGACGATGAACTTGTTATGGGAGGAAAATTCGACGAGCCTGTTGATCATGGGCTTATTCCCCTTTCGCCGCTGCGGCAGGGGATTTCATGCGGCTTTCCGAATCCAGGAGGAAATTTCCCGACACCACGATCCTCTCTCCAGGTACGAGGCCTTTGATGATTTCGACCATGCCGCCCATGCGCCAGCCCGTTTCCACCTTTCGCGGCTCGAATGTGCCTTCCCCTTTTGCCACGAATACGGTTTTTTTGAGGCCCGAATCGAGAACCGCGTCAGCAGGAACGGTCGTTGCCGGGGGGAGGGTAACCGGCAGCTCCACGTCGACGAACATATCCTGCCTCAGGAGGAAGCCGGGGTTATCCGTCTCAAGTCGCACCTTCAGGGTGCGCGAACCTGAATCGAACTGGGGCAGGACGTGGC
This window contains:
- a CDS encoding CusA/CzcA family heavy metal efflux RND transporter, encoding MINRLVEFSSHNKFIVLALVAIACVAGWWSMKHLALDAIPDLSDTQVIIYSRWDRGPDIMEDQVTYPIVTAMLGTPRVKAVRGFSDFGYSYIYIVFEDGTDIYWARSRVQEYLSTVLPGLPQGVRTELGPDATALGWVYQYVLTDGSGTHSLSDLRACQDWYLKYYLKSVPGVAEVATFGGFGRQYQVNVDPGRLQAYALPISRVVDAVRGGNAETGGRLIEFGGTEYMVRGRGYARSVKDFENIAVGASENGTPIRVRDIGQVVTGPDLRRGASDFNGTGEAVSGIVVMRQGQNALDVIRRVKAKLKDIEPGLPPGVKIVPVYDRSDLILRAIDTLKSTLIEIMITVALVILLFLRHIPSALIPMITIPVAVLISFIPLRMLGVTANIMSLGGIVIAIGAMVDASIVVVEQTHKGLEQWDQSGRLRDYRTVVVDAIRQVARPSFFALLVIGVAFLPVLALEGQEGRLFRPLAYTKNLAMIVAAVLAVTLDPALRLLFTHMRNFSFRPSFLCKAVNATVVGTIRPEESHRLSRFLMRLYEPAVSWALRRKWVVIGSAFLMILATIPAYTHLGREFMPPLEEGSILYMPSTMPGISIGEAQRLLQVTDRIIGQFPEVDRVLGKAGRADTSTDPAPLSMLETMIVLRPKDEWRRTETWYSSWAPAWAARVFRHITPDHISQDELIRKMNDALEIPGLANGWTMPIKGRIEMLSTGIRTAVGLKISGRDLNRIEEIGTEIEALLPGVKGTRSVFAERTGSGNFLDFEWRRDELARYGLSVEEAQNAVSRAIGGENVTTTIEGRERYPVNVRYMRDFRQDLGSLSRVLVATSGGQRQIPLSQLADIRAASGPSMIRNEDGLLTGYVYIDIAGKDPGRYMDEAMRTIREKVQLPPGYAVLWSGQYEGMERARERLTTVVPVTLLLIVILLWLNTRSLAKTSIILLSVPFSAIGAFWFLHLLGYNMSIGVWVGLIALLGVDAETGVFMFLYLDLAYNQARNEGRLRTLADLQAAIRYGAARRLRPKFMTVATTFIGLIPIMWSFGAGADVMKRIAAPMIGGIFTSFLLELLVYPPIYQLWKWHFEMKKRGVSEGG
- a CDS encoding SBBP repeat-containing protein, encoding MKRSPARAILSLTCFLLIPFSAHAKEISPHQVKAGLRSLSVPFIANEGQVDKGVSFYARTFAGTVFVGRDGVIQYAFGAGSAITEEAVREGTVPSCPRGVDPSSTKIGSFLGNDPSRWKGHITAYESIALGEIQKGVTLSLKAHGDNVEKLFTVSPGASPSFSMKLSHIERMNLTESGELEVTTGEGSFFFSKPVAFQEVAGKRQGVVVAYALTAPNSYGFAVGPYDREKPLVIDPYLASTFFGATTAVSGMVTDISGNVYVTGTVWGSIPVKRHSFQKSRRGAGDAFIAKLDGSLTALLASTYFGGSSEDEAVAVALDASGNVYASGWTASRNFPTTPGAYSRIKHSSDDMRDTFISKFDASLMSLTASTYLGGTGDNSASSVAVSASEEICVSGITASSDFPTTEGAYSRTLKGESDAFISKLDSSLSTLLASTYLGGAGQDYAASLVLDPSGNAYVTGITDSPDFPVTAGAYLPTGHGGEEAFISRLNSGLTALLASTYLGGSAAGGGSERGEAIALDASGNVYVAGGTASTDFPTTEGAYLRTLTGEQNGFVSKLNGDLTTLVASTYLEGGWYQRLYAMTLNPGGDVYVAGNATFSYNPTQVFPEAGPGGYGGNFIFKLNGTLSTLLGSFWLPSWYSTSTSLNSIAFDPSGNLFAAGETSSSTFPTTEGAYQKMLRGQGSAFITKIDSALSPTEYTITARMFRSGKGTVSATGLTCRGATCTGTYPVGAEVVLTAEARPGSAFDGWRGCTSTSGNTCTVRVDMPHVVVALFYRAPRIAVTPSSLSFGAVQTGGSLTREVRITNRCEPYGNMGIPLYAGIDIIVGPISITGDSFSQTNNCSTVACQEVCTVNVTFSPSARGSRTGRLNIISNDPARPEVRVNLGGRGK